ATAAAATACTGTATATATATACAGTATTAAGTGAACAACAATGAAACTGACATCAATATACCCCCCTCAACAGCACTCAACACAAAAAGCGGTGCCTTTACTGACTAGCCGTGTGGCAGCTGGGTTTCCGTCCCCTGCCGACGACTACATTGAGACTGATTTGAATCTGCATGACTATGCAGTGAAGCATCCTGCAGCCACTTTTTTTGTTCGAGCGACAGGAGAATCCATGGTCGAAGTGGGAATTCAGCCCAATGATGTCTTGGTTGTCGATCGTGCTTTAACTGCACTCAATGGGGATGTTGTCATTGCGGCACTCGATGGCGAGTTAACGGTTAAGCAGCTGCAGCTAACAAAAAATAAAGCGTGGCTGATACCTCGCAATCCTGAGTTCAAACCTATTGAAATCACGAATCACTTAGATTGTGTAATTTGGGGTGTGGTAGCACATAGCTTACACAGCTTTCGCTAGTCATTACCCAGCCACCTTCATTAAAAAACTCTAATTCTTTAATTCGTACATAGGATATAGCGATGCAGAAAATATTTTTATTGGCTGCTGTATTAACGGTCATAAGTTCACTAAGTACTACAACCGTTGCTGAAGATAAAGCCGTACTATTAACAAAGACGTTTTCTGATAGCCGGGCAAGCTATAGCGTACATATTGATAATGGTAGTATTCAGGTGTTGCCTTCAAAGACACAAACAGCGCATTTTACTGTTTATTTAAAACCTATTGCAGGCGCTGAGTGCTTGGAAAAACGTACTACTTCTGACGAAACAGCCAGTGCCAAACTGAACTCGACGTGTCAGTTAAACCAAGAAAATTTTACGATTCAAACCAGTCAGGTTGAAGGCAAAACGCTCCTAAAACTCAACCAACAGGCCTATATTGAGCAGAGCTGGCAGGTATTTTTACCTGCGCAAGCGAGCCTGGATATTCGAGCCCGTCAAGGCAAAGCGGATATACAAGTGGTTTCTGGTGATTTAGATGTGGGTATTGTCTCTGGTGATGTCAAACTAGTCACATCGCCTACTCAGTATAAAAGCATGAAAATTATTACACTGGCCGGCAATATTTATTCTCAATCACAGCAGGATAACAATACTGATCATGATCCCAATATGGTGAGTCTAAGCAATCACGTTGATATACCAGGCTCAGGGGATGCCAATATTAAAGTCATTGTCGCGGCAGGTGATATTAATGTTGAAGAAAATGAATATTATTAAATCATTTCAGCAATTAATTTTCTTCTGCAAATACAGTGAATAGGCACTAGCCAGATTAACTGGCTAGCTTCCAATGAGTGACTAATTTACTGATATTGTGACCGACCGTGGTTAAATAAAATTCACCACCATTATCGTGGTATGCACGTATTTTTTCAGTGACTGGTTGGTCTCGATCGTGGTAGCGGCAAATTACGTCAACGCGGCTGTTCATGGGAGGTAGCGAGGTATTAATATCTTGGTATTCGTTGGTCATAGAGGCTTTCTGTTGTATGTAATTAATTTCATCATAACCCATTTTAAAAAAATCACATACGATATTTTTTTATCATAGACACCATGAATATTTTATGAATAATAACCTTTTATGCAGGCGGGTTTCTTGTTCTGATCATTCCCTCCTTTACCCCCCCCCTAGCCCGCCTGCCTTCACTTTTTCACCTTTTGAGTTTGCAGGCCAAGTGCCTGCTTTTTTTGCATGATATTCATTAAATTTACAATATTTTTTTATCATGGACGCTTCAATATTTTTCTGAATAATAGAGGTGGTTCTATCGATGTGGCATGTAAATGCAGGCCTTCGGGCCTGTTATTTATTTGTTTGAGGGGGCCGTTACATGATTAAAAAACTCTGTGCCGTCTCATTGGTGAGTCACCCCAAAGTCCTGGCACAAGGGGCTTTCAACGGTGAGTACTTAGTCATTGACCAGTTGACGCCGTTGAATGGACGACTGGAGCAGTGGCAGCCTGGGTTATTAGAAACAGTAGATAATGCACTTAATAAACAGTTTTTGGTTTTAGTAGAAGACGTTAGTCGTTTATTTAATATAGGTTATACCTTAACCCTGGATCAGTCCGCACCCGCTGAAAACCGCAGTTATCAAAATATTGCACTGGATTATTATTTTGCCTTAACTGGATTAGGCGAAATACAGGGTAACCAATTAGGTAATATTATTTTTCAGCATGGTTTACAACGCCATCAAATTCACCGCAATAGCATTAATATTGACAAAGACGACAAAGGGCGTAATCGTTATGACATTGATTATCAGCGATTTACCGGCTATCAACGGGCGGTTTTATTATTAGTCCT
This sequence is a window from Spartinivicinus ruber. Protein-coding genes within it:
- a CDS encoding LexA family protein: MKLTSIYPPQQHSTQKAVPLLTSRVAAGFPSPADDYIETDLNLHDYAVKHPAATFFVRATGESMVEVGIQPNDVLVVDRALTALNGDVVIAALDGELTVKQLQLTKNKAWLIPRNPEFKPIEITNHLDCVIWGVVAHSLHSFR
- a CDS encoding DUF4097 family beta strand repeat-containing protein, which codes for MQKIFLLAAVLTVISSLSTTTVAEDKAVLLTKTFSDSRASYSVHIDNGSIQVLPSKTQTAHFTVYLKPIAGAECLEKRTTSDETASAKLNSTCQLNQENFTIQTSQVEGKTLLKLNQQAYIEQSWQVFLPAQASLDIRARQGKADIQVVSGDLDVGIVSGDVKLVTSPTQYKSMKIITLAGNIYSQSQQDNNTDHDPNMVSLSNHVDIPGSGDANIKVIVAAGDINVEENEYY